In one window of Corallococcus macrosporus DNA:
- a CDS encoding 5'-nucleotidase → MPVLALDAGNALFKTLADGQDATAKPRAELLLAQLDAQGYAAMAVGQRDLVLGVDFLKKKTKGAKLKLVSANLVDAKGQPLFPASVVTTVGGLKVGVIGVSPASEDGAAVLPEGVRGLPVGPAVAAEVKRLRQKEQVELVVLLAAVPYVEAVKLAQGAEGVDFVVQSHDGRGVGMAQRQGVSTLVPPGERGRQVARLEVSVEGTGPFTDLSEANRARENQRMVEANIARVQERLKLEKGEDTRRSLQETLASFESRRDALARTAAAQGPATGRTYLLTYLQLGADVASDAAVQKQVERVEPPGSAGH, encoded by the coding sequence GTGCCGGTGCTCGCACTGGACGCGGGCAACGCGCTCTTTAAAACCCTGGCGGACGGCCAGGATGCGACGGCGAAGCCTCGCGCGGAGCTGTTGTTGGCGCAGCTGGACGCGCAGGGCTACGCGGCGATGGCCGTGGGCCAGCGCGACCTCGTGCTGGGCGTGGACTTCCTGAAGAAGAAGACGAAGGGCGCGAAGCTGAAGCTCGTCTCCGCGAACCTCGTGGACGCGAAGGGGCAGCCGCTCTTTCCCGCCTCGGTGGTGACGACCGTGGGCGGGCTGAAGGTGGGCGTCATCGGCGTGTCGCCCGCGTCCGAGGACGGCGCGGCCGTGCTGCCCGAGGGCGTCCGGGGCCTGCCGGTGGGGCCGGCGGTGGCCGCGGAGGTGAAGCGCCTGCGCCAGAAGGAGCAGGTGGAGCTGGTGGTGCTGCTCGCGGCGGTGCCCTACGTGGAGGCCGTGAAGCTGGCCCAGGGCGCCGAGGGCGTGGACTTCGTGGTGCAGTCGCACGACGGGCGCGGCGTGGGCATGGCGCAGCGCCAGGGCGTGTCCACGCTGGTGCCGCCCGGAGAGCGCGGCCGCCAGGTCGCGAGGCTGGAGGTGTCCGTGGAGGGCACGGGCCCCTTCACCGACCTCTCCGAGGCCAACCGCGCCCGGGAGAACCAGCGCATGGTGGAGGCGAACATCGCGCGGGTGCAGGAGCGCCTGAAGCTGGAGAAGGGCGAGGACACGCGCCGCTCGCTCCAGGAGACGCTGGCCTCCTTCGAGTCCCGGCGCGACGCGCTGGCCCGCACGGCGGCGGCGCAGGGCCCGGCGACGGGGCGCACCTACCTGCTGACGTACCTGCAACTGGGCGCGGACGTCGCGTCGGATGCCGCCGTCCAGAAGCAAGTGGAGCGCGTCGAGCCACCCGGCTCCGCGGGTCACTGA
- a CDS encoding response regulator, giving the protein MNPSERLLKQFRDLVTVRLERINRSLMELESGGNLEAGQRVLRELHGLKGEARMMGFNEINTLAHEMEELVRCAEPQRYRLSSESTDALLATADTVLALSGALQAGEPLLAVETLVATLQQQVVVESARPLGEGGRAAKGEGTQGASHLIVPDRREPSGSVVVPAQWGVPAGGSSPGTTASQYLAAALRADPSGASTGHGEGNPAGSASGPHGAHPGGSASGGAGSSHLVAPATGGAHLVAPTPGSAGLHPGSSATGSPGGAHLVVPSTGASSNTHLTASPSTRTADTAHPRPSAGAAPKPGTTVRTGDVRMDTAVRIGVASLDMLTSAVTNLGQVARRRELATARRLELVRELSELARVAEDLGPAGLALAERLGRAKELAATLHREAKLLANAELRDLSQVSEEIQGLRMLPLSVLFEPYPRMVRDLARELGKEVELVVDGEDTRADRSVVEALREPLMHLVRNALDHGLETRVDRVASGKHPRGCLTLRAAREGSRIILRVEDDGAGMDPALLRRVAVRRGMLDEPGANALSDAAARDLVFLPGFTSREVVTDLSGRGVGLDAVRTSLQALGGDVGVESAPGWGTIFTLRVPVSLTVAPLLFVQVFDETLALSAVHVSRAVKVDASEVGEVAGRPTLRMEGRVLPFASLASLLGLATERPAREGELVLVVKGQGMEAALAVDRVLEERVQAILPLKGILARFTHLTGATSLADGRLAMVLSAAALAAGVHGTVPLKLARPPVRAPAPRRRRILVVDDSPLTRELVANLLEAVGYDTLRAADGPAALDLLAQEGAPVELVVTDLEMPEMDGVELTRRLKSDPVRGRLPVVILTTRGGEADRARGLAAGADGYITKGDLVRQDLVDVVGRLLG; this is encoded by the coding sequence GTGAACCCCAGCGAACGGCTCCTCAAGCAGTTCCGCGACCTGGTCACGGTCCGTCTGGAGCGCATCAACCGCTCCCTGATGGAGCTGGAGTCCGGGGGCAACCTGGAGGCCGGGCAGCGGGTGCTGCGCGAGCTGCACGGGCTCAAGGGCGAGGCCCGGATGATGGGCTTCAACGAGATCAACACGCTCGCGCACGAGATGGAGGAGTTGGTCCGGTGCGCGGAGCCGCAGCGCTACCGCCTGTCGTCGGAGTCCACCGACGCGCTGCTCGCCACGGCGGACACGGTGCTGGCGCTGTCAGGTGCGCTCCAGGCGGGAGAGCCGCTGCTGGCGGTGGAGACGCTGGTGGCGACGCTGCAGCAACAGGTCGTCGTGGAGTCCGCGCGTCCGCTGGGAGAAGGCGGGAGGGCCGCGAAGGGGGAGGGGACGCAGGGAGCGTCGCATCTGATCGTACCGGACCGCCGGGAGCCATCAGGATCCGTGGTGGTCCCCGCGCAATGGGGCGTACCGGCAGGAGGCTCGTCTCCAGGAACCACCGCGTCGCAGTACCTCGCCGCGGCCCTCCGCGCTGATCCGTCCGGAGCTTCGACAGGCCACGGCGAAGGGAACCCCGCTGGATCCGCGTCGGGGCCGCACGGTGCGCACCCGGGAGGCTCCGCGTCGGGTGGCGCGGGAAGCTCGCACCTTGTTGCTCCTGCGACCGGAGGCGCGCACCTCGTGGCGCCCACTCCTGGAAGCGCGGGCCTGCATCCGGGCAGCAGCGCCACCGGAAGCCCGGGCGGCGCGCACCTCGTAGTGCCCTCGACGGGCGCTTCCTCGAACACGCACCTCACCGCGTCCCCCAGCACGCGGACAGCAGACACCGCACACCCGCGCCCTTCTGCCGGCGCCGCGCCGAAGCCCGGCACCACGGTGCGCACGGGCGACGTCCGCATGGACACGGCCGTGCGCATCGGCGTGGCCAGCCTGGACATGCTCACCAGCGCGGTCACCAACCTGGGCCAGGTGGCCCGCCGCCGTGAGCTGGCCACCGCGCGCCGCCTGGAGCTCGTGCGCGAACTGAGCGAACTGGCCCGCGTCGCGGAGGACCTGGGCCCCGCGGGCCTCGCGCTCGCGGAGCGCCTGGGCCGCGCCAAGGAACTGGCAGCCACCCTGCACCGCGAGGCCAAGCTGCTCGCCAACGCGGAGCTGCGCGACCTGAGCCAGGTGTCGGAGGAGATCCAGGGCCTGCGCATGCTGCCCCTCTCCGTCCTCTTCGAACCCTACCCCCGCATGGTCCGTGACCTCGCGAGAGAGCTGGGCAAGGAGGTGGAGCTCGTCGTGGACGGCGAGGACACCCGCGCGGACCGCTCCGTCGTGGAGGCCCTGCGCGAACCCCTCATGCACCTGGTCCGCAACGCGCTGGACCACGGCCTGGAGACGCGCGTGGACCGCGTCGCCTCCGGCAAGCACCCCCGGGGCTGCCTCACCCTGCGCGCCGCCCGCGAGGGCAGCCGCATCATCCTGCGCGTGGAGGACGACGGCGCGGGCATGGACCCCGCGCTCCTGCGGCGCGTGGCCGTGCGCCGGGGAATGCTGGACGAGCCCGGCGCCAACGCCCTGTCCGACGCCGCCGCGCGCGACCTCGTCTTCCTGCCCGGCTTCACCTCGCGCGAGGTGGTCACCGACCTGTCAGGTCGGGGCGTGGGACTGGACGCCGTGCGCACCTCCCTCCAGGCCCTGGGCGGCGACGTGGGCGTGGAGTCCGCGCCCGGCTGGGGCACCATCTTCACCCTGCGCGTCCCGGTGTCCCTCACCGTCGCGCCCCTGCTCTTCGTCCAGGTCTTCGACGAGACGCTGGCCCTCAGCGCCGTCCACGTCTCCCGCGCCGTCAAGGTGGACGCCTCCGAGGTGGGAGAGGTCGCCGGCCGTCCCACCCTGCGCATGGAGGGCCGCGTGCTGCCCTTCGCCTCGCTGGCGTCCCTGCTGGGGCTCGCCACCGAGCGCCCCGCCCGGGAGGGGGAGCTGGTGCTGGTGGTGAAGGGCCAGGGCATGGAGGCCGCACTGGCGGTGGACCGGGTGCTGGAGGAGCGCGTCCAGGCCATCCTCCCGCTGAAGGGCATCCTCGCGCGCTTCACGCACCTCACTGGCGCCACGTCGCTCGCGGACGGACGGCTGGCCATGGTGCTGTCCGCGGCCGCGCTGGCGGCGGGCGTGCACGGCACCGTGCCCCTGAAGCTCGCCCGGCCGCCGGTGCGCGCGCCCGCGCCGCGCCGGCGGCGCATCCTCGTGGTGGACGACTCGCCCCTCACCCGCGAACTGGTGGCCAACCTGCTGGAGGCGGTGGGATACGACACCCTCCGGGCGGCGGACGGCCCCGCCGCGCTGGACCTGCTGGCGCAGGAGGGCGCGCCGGTGGAGCTGGTCGTCACCGACCTGGAGATGCCGGAGATGGACGGCGTGGAGCTCACCCGGCGCCTGAAGTCCGACCCTGTCCGGGGCCGCCTGCCCGTCGTCATCCTCACCACCCGGGGAGGAGAGGCGGACCGGGCGCGTGGGCTGGCGGCCGGGGCGGACGGCTACATCACCAAGGGCGACCTCGTCCGCCAGGACCTGGTGGACGTCGTGGGTCGGCTGCTGGGCTGA
- a CDS encoding CheR family methyltransferase, whose product MTPSSERWAPVHAWLQAHTGMALSGAQRRRLDARLEALGHDAGPAQLAAHLRAPSGAADLARLVDAVAVHTSEVFRDEVQLAAFRQHVLSPRIQRSKAPLRVWSAGCAAGEEVATLLLLMAQEGADPASRVLGTDISEQVLTRARELSFPAEALRRVPDVSRARYFEPKGRRHALVESLRTQAEFRRHNLMEAPYPEAPGGGGFDVIFCRNVLIYFTPEAFQRTVRGLGERLAPGGVLVLSAAEPLLQVPPELRLLPSEQAFFYVREDAPAVESSRPKRSASGTGPSGPASPEELARAEADWLFSCVLDGASTGVPDAHSERDLRRCLELDPDHVAARYLLGLVLEQCGQPGAALEAYRRALRAVESGRARPVPFFLNLPRLRVACARAVERLEAEGPR is encoded by the coding sequence ATGACGCCTTCTTCCGAGCGCTGGGCTCCCGTCCACGCCTGGCTTCAGGCGCACACGGGCATGGCGCTGAGCGGAGCCCAGCGGCGGCGGCTGGACGCGCGGCTGGAGGCGCTGGGACACGACGCAGGCCCGGCGCAGCTCGCGGCGCACCTGCGCGCTCCCTCGGGCGCGGCGGACCTGGCCCGGCTGGTGGACGCGGTGGCGGTGCACACGTCGGAGGTGTTCCGGGACGAGGTGCAGCTCGCCGCCTTCCGCCAGCACGTGCTGTCGCCCCGCATCCAGCGCTCGAAGGCGCCGCTGCGCGTGTGGAGCGCGGGCTGCGCTGCGGGCGAGGAGGTCGCCACGCTGCTCCTGCTGATGGCGCAGGAGGGCGCGGACCCGGCCAGCCGCGTGCTGGGCACGGACATCTCCGAGCAGGTGCTCACCCGGGCGCGCGAGCTGAGCTTCCCGGCGGAGGCGCTCCGGCGCGTCCCGGACGTGTCGCGCGCGCGCTACTTCGAGCCGAAGGGCCGGCGCCACGCGCTGGTGGAGTCGCTGCGCACGCAGGCGGAGTTCCGGCGCCACAACCTGATGGAGGCCCCCTATCCGGAGGCCCCGGGCGGCGGCGGGTTCGACGTCATCTTCTGCCGCAACGTCCTCATCTACTTCACCCCGGAGGCCTTCCAGCGCACGGTGCGCGGCCTGGGCGAAAGGCTCGCCCCCGGCGGCGTGCTGGTGCTGTCCGCCGCGGAGCCGCTGCTCCAGGTCCCTCCGGAGCTGCGGCTGTTGCCCAGCGAGCAGGCCTTCTTCTACGTGCGCGAGGACGCCCCGGCCGTGGAGTCCTCCCGGCCGAAGCGGAGCGCGAGCGGCACCGGCCCTTCCGGGCCCGCCTCCCCGGAGGAGCTCGCCAGGGCGGAGGCGGACTGGCTGTTCTCGTGCGTGCTCGACGGGGCCTCCACGGGCGTCCCCGACGCGCATTCGGAGCGCGACCTGCGCCGGTGCCTGGAGCTGGATCCGGACCACGTCGCCGCCCGCTACCTGCTGGGCCTGGTGCTGGAGCAGTGCGGCCAGCCCGGCGCGGCCCTGGAGGCGTACCGCCGGGCCCTGCGGGCGGTGGAGTCGGGCCGGGCGCGGCCGGTGCCCTTCTTCCTCAACCTGCCCCGGCTCCGGGTGGCCTGCGCCCGGGCCGTGGAGCGGCTGGAGGCCGAGGGGCCTCGCTGA
- the cheB gene encoding chemotaxis-specific protein-glutamate methyltransferase CheB, with protein MGKKVSVLVVDDSVICRQLISAALSDDPDIQVVGTAANGQEAVALTKELRPHVITMDVDMPVMDGLTAVEHIMAEVPTPILVLTGDPRSQAPALTYRALELGALALQIKPSIDAGPEAWNLTKEVKLISSVRVIRHVRGQKRGAPGMPHTPVPALPAASMGIVAVAASTGGPQVLYRMLSELPADFPAPIVIVQHINAAFSESLASWLANASKLKVRLAGDGDTLTPGMVLVAPPDQHMVVPVRGRVALKAGVERDGHMPSGTVLLESVAKSYGRRAVGVVLTGMGADGADGLLAIKQAGGLALAQNEESCVVFGMPGAAVERKAVDHLIHGDDVAATLARLARGESLAVGR; from the coding sequence ATGGGCAAGAAAGTGTCGGTGCTGGTGGTGGATGACTCGGTCATCTGCCGCCAGCTCATCAGCGCGGCGTTGAGCGACGACCCGGACATCCAGGTCGTTGGCACCGCCGCGAACGGCCAGGAGGCCGTTGCCCTCACGAAGGAGCTGCGCCCCCACGTCATCACCATGGACGTGGACATGCCCGTCATGGACGGGCTCACGGCCGTGGAACACATCATGGCCGAGGTCCCCACGCCCATCCTGGTGCTGACGGGAGATCCGCGCTCGCAGGCCCCCGCGCTCACGTACCGCGCGCTGGAGCTGGGCGCGCTGGCGCTGCAGATCAAGCCCTCCATCGACGCGGGGCCGGAGGCGTGGAACCTCACCAAGGAGGTGAAGCTCATCTCCTCCGTGCGCGTCATCCGCCACGTGCGTGGCCAGAAGCGCGGCGCGCCCGGGATGCCGCACACGCCCGTCCCGGCGCTGCCCGCGGCCTCCATGGGCATCGTCGCGGTGGCCGCCAGCACGGGCGGTCCCCAGGTGCTCTACCGGATGCTGTCGGAGCTGCCGGCGGACTTCCCGGCGCCCATCGTCATCGTCCAGCACATCAACGCCGCCTTCTCGGAGTCGCTGGCCAGTTGGCTCGCCAACGCGAGCAAGCTGAAGGTCCGGCTGGCCGGGGACGGGGACACGCTGACGCCGGGCATGGTGTTGGTGGCGCCGCCGGATCAGCACATGGTGGTGCCCGTGCGCGGGCGCGTGGCGCTCAAGGCCGGCGTGGAGCGCGACGGGCACATGCCCAGCGGCACCGTGCTGCTGGAGAGCGTGGCGAAGTCCTACGGCCGGCGCGCGGTCGGCGTGGTGCTCACCGGCATGGGCGCGGACGGGGCGGACGGGCTCCTGGCCATCAAGCAGGCCGGTGGCCTGGCGCTGGCGCAGAACGAGGAGTCCTGCGTCGTGTTCGGCATGCCGGGCGCGGCGGTGGAGCGCAAGGCGGTGGACCACCTCATCCACGGCGATGACGTCGCGGCCACCCTGGCGCGGCTGGCGCGAGGAGAGTCGTTGGCCGTCGGCCGCTGA
- a CDS encoding tetratricopeptide repeat protein: MRRLVLLALLTAAVPGCFYPADRGRALEAKVDRLGADNAKMAAELKEARDQLAATQPKIDEKVAQVTQALQSLDTAARRKDADIGVQFQKTVEDLAQLRGQVETYLYKIGELEAALGKSTEETNQRLLALQGTEAVKEAEAKKKAEELQRPTDKKEFLALAQEKAKAGDALVARQLYNEFVKKWPKDALVGEAHFGLGETYFTESKCREALFEYGKVVQDFAKTPSAPDAYLRSSDCFQKLKMKEESKLALEELVKSYPKSDAAKTAKAKLAELEKKAAPAPAPKKAKK, encoded by the coding sequence ATGCGCAGGCTCGTGCTCCTTGCCCTGTTGACCGCCGCCGTTCCCGGCTGTTTCTACCCCGCCGACCGCGGCCGTGCCCTTGAAGCCAAGGTCGACCGGCTGGGCGCGGACAACGCGAAGATGGCCGCGGAGCTGAAGGAGGCGCGCGACCAGCTCGCCGCCACCCAGCCGAAGATCGACGAGAAGGTCGCCCAGGTGACCCAGGCCCTGCAGAGCCTGGACACGGCCGCGCGCCGCAAGGACGCGGACATCGGCGTGCAGTTCCAGAAGACGGTGGAGGACCTGGCGCAGCTGCGCGGCCAGGTGGAGACGTACCTCTACAAGATTGGTGAACTGGAGGCCGCGCTCGGCAAGAGCACGGAGGAGACGAACCAGCGGCTGCTGGCGCTCCAGGGCACGGAGGCGGTGAAGGAGGCCGAGGCGAAGAAGAAGGCCGAGGAGCTCCAGCGCCCCACGGACAAGAAGGAGTTCCTCGCGCTCGCGCAGGAGAAGGCCAAGGCCGGCGACGCGCTGGTCGCGCGCCAGCTCTACAACGAGTTCGTGAAGAAGTGGCCCAAGGACGCGCTCGTCGGCGAGGCGCACTTCGGCCTGGGCGAGACGTACTTCACCGAGTCCAAGTGCCGCGAGGCCCTCTTCGAGTACGGCAAGGTGGTGCAGGACTTCGCGAAGACGCCGTCCGCGCCGGACGCGTACCTGCGCTCCTCCGACTGCTTCCAGAAGCTGAAGATGAAGGAGGAGTCGAAGCTGGCGCTGGAGGAGCTGGTGAAGAGCTACCCCAAGTCGGACGCCGCCAAGACGGCCAAGGCGAAGCTGGCGGAGCTGGAGAAGAAGGCCGCGCCCGCGCCCGCTCCGAAGAAGGCGAAGAAGTGA